A single Aspergillus chevalieri M1 DNA, chromosome 3, nearly complete sequence DNA region contains:
- a CDS encoding acyl-CoA thioesterase (COG:S;~EggNog:ENOG410PRWZ;~InterPro:IPR003703,IPR029069,IPR042171;~PFAM:PF13622;~go_function: GO:0047617 - acyl-CoA hydrolase activity [Evidence IEA];~go_process: GO:0006637 - acyl-CoA metabolic process [Evidence IEA]), producing MSSEDVLDPRESCRPLPFAELMALEPLDDAHQQLKNIANDSKMLYRFCSRAVPFPPGDGFMAFGGHVYAQSAYAASKTVDKGFTIHNIAGTFTLPGRLDVPFIYSVRRIRDGNLYCTRTVDARQDGDVCFTCVCSFKRGEKKQTFGHQPEAVQQRYKSILDGKRPEDHPASPSVDADWWIEHVEEGDITEREFPGVNVRKVDMKGYNDTEEIKRNPEKYRQLSLYSIKGSPDHPTTSESILDLKTRDQSGEFDNLYICAHLYSSDKNSIPLIPRALGNANFIALASLTLTVMIHQHGEALRMIDWGSVASGDAKDLPKRWFVQEAWTPRSGENRAVHESWLWGPNGALLATTLQDCLLRYPSEEKL from the exons ATGTCCTCTGAAGACGTTCTCGATCCGCGAGAGTCATGTCGTCCTTTACCATTCGCCGAGCTGATGGCACTTGAACCACTCGACGATGCCCATCAGCAGTTGAAAAATATCGCAAATGACTCTAAAATGTTATACCGGTTTTGCTCGCGAGCGGTCCCGTTTCCTCCTGGGGACGGTTTTATGGCATTTGGAGGGCATGTATATGCTCAATCGGCATATGCCGCGTCCAAAACCGTTGACAAGGGATTTACAATACAT AATATTGCCGGTACATTCACGCTTCCGGGACGTCTTGACGTTCCATTTATATATTCGGTCCGGCGCATACGAGATGGGAACCTATACTGTACTCGCACGGTCGATGCACGGCAAGACGGAGATGTCTGCTTCACGTGCGTGTGTTCGTTCAAACGAGGTGAAAAGAAACAGACTTTTGGCCATCAACCCGAAGCTGTTCAGCAGCGCTACAAGTCTATCCTAGATGGGAAGCGTCCTGAAGACCACCCTGCCAGTCCAAGTGTGGATGCGGACTGGTGGATCGAACATGTTGAAGAAGGGGATATCACAGAGAGAGAATTTCCCGGAGTAAACGTGAGAAAGGTGGATATGAAGGGATATAATGACACCGAAGAGATCAAGCGAAATCCAGAGAAGTACCGCCAGTTAAGCCTCTACTCCATCAAAGGATCCCCGGATCATCCTACCACGTCAGAAAGCATTCTCGATCTCAAAACCAGAGACCAGTCTGGAGAGTTCGATAACCTCTACATATGTGCACATTTATATTCCAGCGACAAAAACTCCATCCCGTTAATCCCACGCGCACTGGGCAATGCAAACTTTATTGCACTGGCGAGCTTGACGTTGACGGTTATGATTCATCAGCATGGAGAAGCTTTGAGAATGATCGATTGGGGCTCCGTAGCATCTGGTGATGCGAAGGATTTACCGAAGAGGTGGTTTGTGCAGGAAGCTTGGACTCCTCGGTCAGGAGAGAACAGGGCAGTCCATGAGAGTTGGTTATGGGGTCCGAATGGTGCATTGTTGGCAACCACGCTGCAAGACTGTCTACTTCGATACCCATCTGAGGAGAAGTTATAA
- a CDS encoding uncharacterized protein (COG:L;~EggNog:ENOG410PGPZ;~InterPro:IPR021109,IPR000477,IPR000953,IPR036397, IPR012337,IPR041373,IPR043502,IPR041588,IPR001584, IPR016197,IPR043128;~PFAM:PF17917,PF17919,PF00078,PF17921;~go_function: GO:0003676 - nucleic acid binding [Evidence IEA];~go_process: GO:0015074 - DNA integration [Evidence IEA]), with product MDLPTWRPAPAAQIDLQKEWNDFRKRVKFDRPEFRVSALVNGEQVSRTLVDTGCTTYGMVSENFTRKHQLERVTIKPRTIDDYKGPTDDCIREVAKISLNVGGNHQNTAWLYVVPKLGRGLDMILGLAWIDDQQVFIDPNGPKLRFTNGIVVSSMEDQPRMDIQPIGANAFALWNRQKKKDSSVQIFAASLKDIEKALRPKLPTDPRTKLPPHYHKFLSVFDRKEADKQPPHRGPNIDHKIELNKNADGTTLEPPWGPLYNMSRDELLVLRKTLTELLEKNFIRVSNSPAAAPVLLVKKPGGGLRFCVDYRALNAITKKDRYPLPLINETLERIGKAKWFTKLDVIAAFHKIRVAAGDEWLTAFRTRFGLFEWLVTPFELANAPSTFQRYVNWVLRDFLDEFASAYLDDILIFTDGTLSEHQGHVCKVLGRLQEAGLQIDIDKCEFEVKSTKYLGFIIEAGKGVSMDPAKVEAIMNWAAPTTVKGVRSFLGFANFYRRFIRNYSELTTPLTALTQKDKPFVWDDKCEESFQQLKRMFTTAPILMQFDPDRETVVETDSSGWATGGVLSQYDDDGVLRPCAYFSKKNTPAECNYQIHDKELLAIINALKEWESELISVVNFQILTDHRNLRYFTTMRRLNERQMRWADLLSRYDFTLHYRPGKLAGRPDALSRREQDVPVLGDERLKHREQRLFDPEILKDGPVEGSSKRGLVEEPHPINVSRILLAPVGTEPCNSEPSAPQGYEQANEPTNLNSERPSLEELLDMTLDEHWARVEPLDEKYGRIREAVQVGAPQFPRELGIKASISECSIEPNNRLCYRGRRWVPDIESLRTRLLQETHDSVLTGHPGRSAMYAILARRVYWPAISEDVRRFVRNCDKCSANNVWRDRRQGLLKPLPIPDRKWRYIAIDFIEKLPTSNGYENIMVIVDHLGKGVIPIPCEKIDTYTVAQKLIQSFIGYHGIPASIVSDRGRQFTNEMWKRFCELLGIKRQLSTAYHAETDGQTERMNATLELFLRSFCDHTQSNWASLLPMAQLAICSRDAASTGVSPFFLDHGYHVDPFQLEEDVEINLSAPDLGTMRERGERIAAKLRGALDIATTELAVAQQKQEDYANRRRDVAPEYQVGQKVWLDLRNIQTERPSKKLGSRQAKFTVLEKIGSHAYRLNTPGTIHNVFHTALLRPAAMDPFPSQRKDDYQPPAEMINGNEEYMVERILDERFRRWGRGERHEFLVKYIGWQEPEWNDARNMEDTIALDDWETYKTMNGIVIQSALSIPNEPPHAGGRSRRRRGGG from the coding sequence atggatctacctacgtggcgaccggccccagcagctcagatagaccttcagaaggagtggaacgacttccgaaaaagagtcaagtttgacagacctgaattcagagtatccgcattagtcaatggagaacaggtcagcagaactttagtggacaccggttgtactacatatggtatggtttctgagaattttacccgaaaacatcaactggagcgtgtaaccatcaaaccacgaactatcgacgactacaagggcccaacagATGActgtataagggaggtagcgaaaatctcattgaacgtggggggaaaccaccaaaacactgcatggctgtatgttgttcctaaactgggtaggggactcgacatgattttaggcctcgcatggatagacgaccaacaagtgtttatcgacccgaacggcccgaaattgcgcttcacaaatggcattgttgttagcagcatggaagatcaaccacgaatggatatccagcccatcggggcgaacgcttttgcactatggaaccgacaaaagaaaaaggacagcagcgtacagattttcgccgcaagtttaaaggacattgagaaagcattacgacccaaattgccgacagacccccgcaccaaactaccacctcattaccataaattcctatcagtatttgaccggaaggaagctgacaagcaaccaccacatcgagggccaaatatcgaccataagattgaactcaataagaatgccgatggaacgacccttgaacctccatggggccccctttataatatgtcaagggacgaactgcttgtgctacggaagacattgacagagttgttggaaaagaacttcatacgtgttagcaattcgcctgctgcagcacctgtattgcttgtcaagaaacctggtggaggcttgcgattttgtgtcgactaccgagcactgaacgccattacaaagaaggaccgctaccccctaccactaatcaatgaaacattggaaagaattgggaaagcaaaatggttcaccaagttggatgttattgctgcttttcacaagattcgtgtcgctgccggcgatgaatggttgactgcattccgaactcgatttgggctgtttgaatggcttgtaacaccatttgaactagccaatgcaccgagcaccttccaacgctatgtcaattgggtcctacgagatttcctagatgaattcgcttctgcttacctcgacgacatcttgatatttacggatgggacattgtcagagcatcaagggcatgtctgcaaagtattaggccgtctccaagaggccggcttacagattgatattgataaatgcgaatttgaagtgaagtcaacaaaatatttaggattcattattgaggcaggaaaaggtgtcagcatggatccagcaaaggttgaagcaatcatgaactgggctgcccctaccactgtgaaaggtgtcaggtcatttttgggattcgcgaacttctacagacgtttcatccgaaactattctgaacttacaactccactaacagcgttgactcaaaaagataaaccctttgtgtgggatgataaatgcgaggaaagcttccaacagttaaaaaggatgtttacaacagcaccaatcctcatgcaatttgatccagaccgcgagactgtcgtcgagactgactcatcagggtgggccactggtggcgtactttcacagtatgatgatgatggtgtattacgaccttgcgcgtacttttccaagaaaaacactcctgcagagtgcaactaccagattcacgacaaggaacttttggcgatcatcaatgcattgaaagagtgggaatcagagctcatatcagtggtaaatttccagatactgacagaccatcgtaatctccgttattttaccaccatgagacgactgaatgagagacagatgagatgggcagatctattgagccgatacgacttcacacttcattaccgaccagggaagcttgcagggcgccctgatgcactgtctcgacgagagcaggatgttcctgtattgggtgatgaacggctaaagcatcgcgaacaacgactattcgatcctgagatcctcaaggatgGACCAgttgaaggaagcagcaaaagaggactagttgaagaaccccatcccatcaatgtgtcccggatccttctagcaccagttgGCACGGAGCCCTgtaacagtgagccaagcgcacctcaaggatatgaacaggcgaatgAACccaccaatctcaatagtgagcgaccgtcgttggaagagctactggatatgactcttgatgaacattgggctcgggtagagccactagatgaaaagtatggtcgtatacgagaagcagtgcaagtaggagcacctcaattcccacgtgaactggggatcaaagcctcaatctcagaatgctcaattgaaccgaacaaccgcttgtgctaccgaggccggcgatgggtccctgacattgaatctctgaggacaaggttgctacaagaaacacatgactcggtacttacaggccatccagggaggagcgcaatgtatgctatcctggcacgaagggtctactggcctgcaatctctgaggatgtcagacgatttgtacggaactgtgacaaatgcagtgccaacaatgtatggagagaccgccgacaaggcctactgaagcctctaccaattccagaccgaaaatggagatatattgcaattgacttcatcgagaagttaccaacttcgaatggttatgaaaacatcatggttattgtcgatcaccttggaaaaggtgtcatccccataccctgtgagaagatcgacacctacacagtagcacagaagcttattcagagtttcattggctatcatggcattccagccagtattgtatcagacagaggaagacaattcaccaatgagatgtggaagcgtttttgcgagctactggggatcaaacgacaattatcaactgcctaccacgctgaaaccgacggccaaactgagcgaatgaatgctactcttgaactattcttgcgctcattctgtgaccACACACAAtcaaactgggcgtcattgctaccaatggcacagcttgcaatatgcagccgggatgctgcctccacaggtgtcagtccattcttccttgaccacggctaccacgtcgatccctttcagttagaagaggatgttgaaatcaacctttcagcaccagacctgggcaccatgcgtgaacgaggtgaacgaattgcagccaagctaaggggagctcttgacattgccacaacagaacttgctgttgcccaacagaaacaagaagactatgccaatcgtcgaagagatgtcgcccctgaataccaggttgggcagaaagtctggcttgacctgcgcaatatacaaacagaacgccctagcaagaaactgggaagcaggcaggcaaaatttactgtgttggaaaagattggatcccacgcctaccgcctcaacacaccaggcacaatccacaatgtgtttcatacagcgctcctccgcccagcggcaatggatcccttccctagccaacggaaagatgactaccaacctcctgcagaaatgatcaatgggaatgaagaatatatggtcgaacgaatactagatgagcgttttcgacggtggggacgaggcgaaagacatgagtttttagtcaaatacattggctggcaggaaccggaatggaacgatgcaaggaacatggaggataccatagcattggatgactgggaaacctacaaaacgatgaatgggattgttattcaatcggccttgagtataccaaatgagccaccccacgccggggggcgatcgcggaggcgacgaggaggggggtaa
- a CDS encoding uncharacterized protein (COG:S;~EggNog:ENOG410PTJJ;~InterPro:IPR032567,IPR005162,IPR036875;~PFAM:PF03732;~go_function: GO:0003676 - nucleic acid binding [Evidence IEA];~go_function: GO:0008270 - zinc ion binding [Evidence IEA]) → MDPFQELRNEFSSTIRALQNEIESIKNEPKPLQRPKPCLPDPEKFNGQSLKFDTWLASMKAKLRIDAPAIGDAVAQFYYVYLNLESKVQALVLPQLSYAEDTNTWDYNTILDQLSLVYDNPNKIQEAEDHLLALKQDSGESVAAYIAKFERILYEAKGKDWPDVTKISAFRKGLNPTLRGRLNQQLNLPRSYIEFLRVVQQLGSHSFSSNSTNVSHPQSHQSGSHTKSDPMDLSVININSLSAASTSLDERNRRRQQGSCVRCGSSNHWVKDCSMKAHKESKQSWNQQMLAKLETNGIDDGGD, encoded by the coding sequence atggacccctttcaagaactccgaaacgaattttcttctacgatccgcgccctccagaatgaaatcgaatccatcaaaaacgaacccaaaccacttcaacgaccaaagccatgcctccccgatcccgagaaattcaatggacaatctttgaagtttgatacctggcttgcttcgatgaaggctaagcttaggattgatgctccagctattggtgatgcagtggctcagttctactatgtctatctgaatctggaaagcaaagtccaagctctagttcttccccagttatcttacgcagaagacaccaacacctgggattacaacactatccttgatcaactatctctggtttacgacaaccccaacaagattcaagaagctgaagatcatctattagccctaaagcaggacagtggtgaatctgtggcagcctacatcgccaagtttgagaggattctttatgaggcaaagggcaaagattggcctgatgtcaccaagatttcagcattcaggaaaggcctcaatcctactctccgaggacgccTCAACCAGCAACTAAATCttccaagatcctacatcgAATTCCTTCGCGTGGtgcaacaattgggaagtcattctttcagctcaaattccaccaatgtttcccaccctcaatcacaccaatctggttctcacaccaagtctgatcctatggacctcagcgtcatcaatatcaactccctgtcagcagcgtccacctccctagatgaaaggaacagacgacgacaacaaggatcctgtgtgagatgtggctcctctaatcattgggtgaaagattgttccatgaaggcacacaaggaatccaaacAATCATGGAATCAGCAGATGCTTGCGAAGCTGGAGACAAAtggtattgatgatggtggtgactgA
- a CDS encoding mitochondrial 37S ribosomal protein bS6m (COG:J;~EggNog:ENOG410PRI7;~InterPro:IPR035980,IPR014717,IPR000529;~PFAM:PF01250;~go_component: GO:0005840 - ribosome [Evidence IEA];~go_function: GO:0003735 - structural constituent of ribosome [Evidence IEA];~go_function: GO:0019843 - rRNA binding [Evidence IEA];~go_process: GO:0006412 - translation [Evidence IEA]) has product MLYELIAIVRPGSLHEVREIARNAGIQVLRSGGVVRGYTNWGTFRLPRPTTKHQARYTDGHHFIMRFDASGPVQTAVRRTLGLDPRMIRFSVVKLGDKLEEIKNVGGQVEWNNNRNIADTFR; this is encoded by the exons ATGTTGTACGAATTGATTGCTATT GTCCGTCCGGGCAGCCTCCATGAGGTCCGAGA AATTGCGCGTAACGCTGGTATCCAAGTTCTCCGGTCTGGCGGCGTAGTCCGCGGCTACACGAACTGGGGCACCTTCCGATTGCCCAGGCCCACCACGAAGCATCAAGCCCGGTATACAGATGGTCACCACTTCATCATGCGATTCGATGCATCGGGGCCGGTGCAGACGGCCGTTCGGAGAACCCTCGGTCTTGACCCGCGGATGATTCGTTTCTCGGTGGTGAAACTCGGCGACAAGCTCGAGGAGATCAAGAATGTGGGAGGGCAAGTCGAGTGGAATAATAACCGCAACATTGCCGACACTTTCAGATAA
- a CDS encoding uncharacterized protein (COG:L;~EggNog:ENOG410PGPZ;~InterPro:IPR000477,IPR000953,IPR036397,IPR023780, IPR012337,IPR041373,IPR043502,IPR041588,IPR001584, IPR016197,IPR043128;~PFAM:PF17917,PF17919,PF00078,PF00385,PF17921;~go_function: GO:0003676 - nucleic acid binding [Evidence IEA];~go_process: GO:0015074 - DNA integration [Evidence IEA]) yields the protein MDVGGNKQQEMYAYIVPRIDGEDLILGLPWLYHQGVSIIANSPLGVPALRLANGDHVPSLQHEPDMEIHQVSAQSFRVWMDRRKKNHSVQIFTASMRDIEKALEVKHHSDPREKLPKQYHAWLEVFERKKADTLPPHRGPQVDHKIELVGKDEKGNTPEPPWGPLYNMSRGELLVLRKTLRELLDKQFIRVSDSPAAAPVLFVKKPGGGLRFCCDYRALNAISKKDRYPLPLINETLERIGKARWFTKLDVIAAFHKIRIAKGYEWLTAFRTRFGLFEWLVTPFGLANAPSTFQRYVNWTLQEFLDEFVSAYLDDILVFSSGSLQDHREKVSKVLQRLKDAGLQLDIDKCEFEVQSTKYLGFIIEAGKGIRMDPAKLSAIKDWTAPTSVRGVRSFLGFANFYRRFIRNFANITAPLTALTKKEAKFTWNSDADKAFNQLKEMFTTAPILTQFDPDRATVVEADSSGWATGGVLSQYDDNGVLRPCAFFSKKNSPAECNYEIHDKELLAIINCLKEWESELISTPKFIIITDHKNLRYFMKLRRLNERQMRWADILSRYDFYLQYRPGKLALTPDALSRRDQDMPNDPGDERLQMREKRLLDPNAFVETSECTICCVSAVQVDKSIQILPIHTSNGTTENENTTSDLEQQWSHAEAEDTTMPILCDAIRAGLPHFPPELGIRVSIGECELDSDGRILFRKRRWVPNNEPLRTRLMQEAHDSPLSGHPGSNALYSLLARQLFWPNMSADVKRFVKNCDQCGATNIWRDRRQGLLKPLPIPDRKWRELSMDFIEGLPESNGYSAILVIVDRLTKGTILIPCARTGSDYIVPKFLQHVVAYHGLPAAITSDRGSQFVGELWERMCSLLKINRRLSTAYHPQTDGQTERMNAVVESYLRNFCNFAQDNWSEILPMAQLAIANQTAASTGFSPFFLDHGFHLETLQLVEPVTEELQQSSSGSAGARIADKLKNALEVAQSELAAAQERQEQYANRYRNLAPHYKPGDKVWLALHNIRTSRPSKKLDVRQAKYTVLAQISPYAYRLNTPEGIHPVFHVDLLRPAANNPFPSQRNDDYQPPAVLVDGEEEYQVERILDYRQIRRGRGFQRQYLVKWTGYLHPEWTAAHNMENTAALDEWEQRHGSQSPVRDGDDS from the coding sequence ATGGACGTTGGTGGGAATAAACAACAGGaaatgtatgcatacattGTTCCCCGcattgatggtgaagacCTCATTCTTGGCCTACCTTGGCTTTACCACCAAGGAGTGTCCATTATTGCGAACAGCCCCCTGGGTGTACCTGCTCTACGTCTGGCCAATGGTGATCATGTCCCCTCGCTGCAGCATGAACCAGACATGGAGATCCATCAGGTCAGCGCTCAATCATTCAGGGTCTGGATGGATCGCCGCAAGAAAAACCATAGTGTACAGATATTTACTGCCAGCATGCGGGATATTGAGAAGGCCCTAGAGGTTAAACATCACTCTGACCCTAGAGAAAAGCTACCCAAGCAGTATCATGCCTGGTTAGAAGTGTTTGAACGGAAGAAGGCAGACACCTTGCCCCCACACCGTGGACCACAGGTGGATCACAAAATTGAGTTAGtagggaaggatgagaagggaaACACACCTGAACCCCCCTGGGGTCCACTATACAACATGTCCCGGGGAGAGCTCCTTGTACTGCGGAAAACCCTGCGGGAACTCTTGGACAAGCagttcatacgtgttagtgattcccctgcagctgcaccagtcctatttgtcaagaaacctgggggtggcttgcgattttgttgTGACTATCGTGCCCTTAATGCAATCTCCAAGAAGGACCGATATCCACTGCCCCTGATTAATGAGACTCTGGAGCGTATTGGAAAAGCTAGATGGTTTACCAAGCtggatgttattgccgcCTTCCATAAGATCCGCATTGCGAAGGGATATGAATGGTTAACTGCATTCCGCACACGTTTTGGCCTTTTTGAATGGCTAGTCACACCTTTCGGCCtcgccaatgcaccgagcaccttccaacgctatgtgaACTGGACTCTACAGGAattccttgatgaatttgtgtCTGCATACCTAGATGACATCCTAGTTTTCTCCTCTGGATCCCTTCAGGACCACCGTGAAAAAGTCTCCAAAGTCCTGCAACGGCTCAAGGATGCTGGTCTTCAGCTTGATATTGACaagtgcgaatttgaagtacaATCCACCAAGTACCTGGGCTttattattgaggcaggcaAAGGCATCCGCATGGACCCTGCCAAATTATCAGCTATCAAGGATTGGACAGCCCCAACTAGTGTACGGGGGGTGCGTTCCTTCCTAGGGTTCGCCAATTTTTATCGACGGTTCATACGAAACTTTGCAAATATCACAGCACCACTCACTGCACtcaccaagaaggaagcaaaATTCACATGGAATTCAGATGCTGACAAGGCTTTCAACCAGCTCAAGGAGATGTTTACCACTGCACCTATCTTAacgcaatttgatccagaccgcgctacagtggtagaggctgactcctctggctgggctactggtggtgtattgtcccaatatgatgacaatggggtACTGCGCCCAtgtgccttcttctcaaaaaagaactcacctgcagaatgcaactatgagatccatgacaaggagttgctagcaatcatcaattgtttgaaggaatgggaatcagagctcattaGCACACCCAAGTTCATCATTATCACTGATCATAAAAATCTCCGCTATTTTATGAAACTGCGACGCCTTAATGAACGACAGATGCGCTGGGCAGATATATTGAGCCGCTATGACTTCTACCTCCAGTACCGACCTGGCAAACTTGCCCTTACTCCTGACGCCCTATCTCGCCGAGATCAAGACATGCCCAACGACCCAGGTGATGAACGACTGCAGATGCGAGAGAAGCGCCTCTTGGACCCTAATGCATTTGTTGAGACCAGTGAATGCACCATATGCTGTGTGTCAGCTGTACAGGTCGACAAGTCCATTCAAATCCTACCAATCCATACTAGTAATGGAActacagaaaatgaaaacacCACCTCAGATCTTGAACAGCAATGGAGCCATGCAGAAGCTGAGGATACCACTATGCCCATACTTTGTGATGCCATCCGTGCAGGATTACCTCATTTCCCTCCTGAATTGGGAATCCGGGTCTCAATTGGCGAATGTGAATTAGACTCTGATGGTCGGATCCTCTTTCGCAAACGACGATGGGTTCCCAATAATGAACCTTTACGAACAAGATTAATgcaagaagcccatgacTCCCCACTGTCTGGGCATCCAGGTAGCAATGCACTATATAGTCtacttgctcgacaacttttCTGGCCCAATATGAGTGCAGATGTGAAACGTTTTGTCAAGAATTGTGACCAATGTGGAGCTACCAACATATGGCGAGATCGACGACAAGGACTGCTGAAACCCTTACCTATCCCAGATCGCAAATGGCGTGAACTCTCCATGGATTTTATAGAAGGACTGCCAGAGTCAAATGGTTACAGTGCTATCCTGGTGATAGTAGACCGCCTCACAAAAGGGACTATCCTAATCCCTTGTGCAAGGACAGGAAGTGACTACATTGTACCAAAGTTCCTGCAGCATGTTGTGGCATACCATGGCCTCCCAGCTGCTATCACCTCTGATCGCGGCTCACAGTTTGTGGGTGAACTCTGGGAACGCATGTGTAGCCTCCTCAAGATCAATCGACGCCTATCCACTGCCTACCACCCCCAAACTGATGGGCAAACAGAGCGCATGAATGCAGTTGTTGAGAGCTATCTCCGTAACTTTTGCAACTTTGCACAGGACAACTGGTCAGAAATCCTACCTATGGCGCAGCTTGCAATTGCCAACCAGACTGCAGCTTCTACTGGGTTCAGCCCCTTTTTCCTTGACCATGGGTTCCACCTGGAGACACTTCAACTAGTTGAACCAGTCACTgaagaactccaacaatCATCCAGTGGGTCTGCAGGTGCACGAATAGCTGACAAACTCAAGAATGCATTGGAGGTCGCTCAAAGTGAGTTAgctgcagcccaggaacGACAGGAACAATATGCCAACCGTTACCGAAACCTTGCACCACACtacaagcctggtgataaagtTTGGCTCGCCCTGCATAATATCCGAACAAGCCgtcccagcaagaagcttgatgtgCGCCAGGCCAAATATACTGTCCTAGCACAGATTAGCCCATATGCCTACCGACTGAACACACCAGAGGGTATCCAccctgtcttccatgttgacctcctccggccagcagcaaacaaCCCCTTTCCCAGTCAGCGCAATGACGACTATCAGCCCCCAGCTGTGCTTGTtgacggcgaggaagaataccAGGTGGAGCGTATACTGGACTACCGACAGATCCGCCGTGGACGGGGATTTCAGCGACAATACCTAGTGAAATGGACCGGTTATCTACATCCTGAATGGACTGCTGCGCACAACATGGAGAATACCGCCGCACTGGATGAATGGGAGCAACGCCACGGAAGCCAGAGCcctgtgagggatggggatgattcTTAG